Proteins from a genomic interval of Bradyrhizobium sp. CCGB01:
- a CDS encoding cytochrome P450 yields MDAKETTAACRDAFDELASPACIHDPYPFMRWLRDHDPVHRAASGLFLLSRHADICWALEATGDAFRGPAPGELARYIPRAATSLSLNLLASTIAMKDPPTHTRLRRLVSRHFTMGQIENLRPSIARIVAARLDGMAPALERGEVVDLHREFALALSMLVFAELFGMPQDDMFGLAAGIRTILEGLNPHASNPQLAAADAASAKVQAYFGGLIQRKRTGPRHDIVSMLVGAHDDHAETLSDAELIGMLWGMLLGGFTTTAATIDHAVLAMLAYPEQRHWLQRDAVGVKAFVEEVLRRDAVALFSATPRIAQHDIELGGVVIPKNADVRLLIAAGNRDPDAFGDPDHFDPARFYGTSPGMSADGKIMLTFGHGIHFCLGAQLARVELAESLTRIQARFPRLALAEQPTREPSGFLRTFRALPVRLHAQGG; encoded by the coding sequence ATGGACGCGAAAGAAACAACGGCAGCTTGCCGCGATGCCTTCGACGAACTGGCGTCGCCAGCGTGCATTCACGACCCCTATCCGTTCATGCGGTGGTTGCGCGACCACGATCCGGTGCATCGCGCGGCGTCGGGCCTTTTTCTTTTGAGCCGCCACGCCGACATCTGCTGGGCGCTCGAGGCAACGGGCGATGCGTTTCGGGGACCCGCGCCGGGCGAACTGGCGCGCTATATCCCACGTGCGGCGACCAGCCTGTCGCTCAATCTGCTGGCCTCTACGATAGCGATGAAGGACCCACCGACGCATACACGTCTGCGCCGGCTGGTCTCGCGCCATTTCACCATGGGCCAGATTGAGAACCTGCGGCCGAGCATCGCGCGCATCGTCGCAGCGCGCCTGGACGGCATGGCGCCCGCGCTGGAGCGCGGGGAGGTAGTGGACCTGCATCGGGAATTCGCCCTAGCCTTGTCCATGCTGGTCTTCGCCGAACTGTTCGGCATGCCCCAGGACGACATGTTCGGGCTCGCCGCCGGCATCCGCACCATTCTGGAAGGCCTGAACCCGCACGCGAGCAATCCCCAGCTCGCAGCGGCGGACGCGGCCAGCGCCAAGGTGCAGGCCTACTTCGGCGGCCTCATACAGCGCAAGCGCACCGGACCCCGCCACGACATCGTGTCGATGCTGGTCGGCGCGCACGACGACCATGCCGAGACGCTGTCGGATGCGGAGTTGATCGGCATGCTCTGGGGCATGCTGCTGGGTGGCTTCACCACCACTGCTGCGACGATCGACCATGCGGTCCTGGCCATGCTGGCGTATCCCGAACAGCGGCACTGGCTGCAGAGAGACGCCGTCGGTGTGAAGGCATTCGTAGAAGAAGTCCTACGCCGCGACGCGGTCGCCCTGTTCAGCGCCACTCCGCGTATCGCCCAGCACGACATCGAACTGGGCGGCGTGGTGATCCCGAAGAACGCGGACGTGCGCTTGCTGATCGCGGCCGGGAATCGCGACCCCGACGCCTTCGGCGATCCCGACCACTTCGATCCCGCGCGGTTCTACGGCACCAGTCCTGGCATGTCGGCTGACGGGAAGATCATGCTGACCTTCGGCCACGGCATCCACTTCTGCCTCGGTGCGCAACTGGCCCGGGTGGAGTTGGCCGAGAGCCTGACGCGGATCCAGGCACGCTTCCCCAGGCTGGCATTGGCCGAGCAGCCGACTCGGGAGCCCTCGGGGTTCCTTAGGACGTTTCGCGCGCTGCCGGTGCGGCTGCATGCGCAGGGGGGCTGA
- a CDS encoding cytochrome P450, with product MSEQPLPTLPMWRVDHIEPSPEMLALRADGPIHRVRFPSGHEGWWVTGYDEAKAVLSDAAFRPAGMPPVAFTPDSVILGSPGWLVSHEGGEHSRLRAIVAPAFSNARMKLLAQEVEAIAAQLFDTLAAQPQPADLRRHLCFPLPAMVISALMGVAYQDHAFFAGLSDEVMTHQHESGPRSASRLAWEELRVYIRGKMRDKRQDPGDNLLTDLLAAVDQGKATEEEAIGLAAGMLVAGHESTIAQIEFGLLAMFRHPQQRERLVRDPSLVDKAVDEILRMYPPGAGWDGIMRYPRTDVTIAGVHIPAESKVLVGLPATSFDPRHFDDPEIFDIGRDGKPHLAFSHGPHSCVGGALARLELKAVFGSIFQRFPGLRLAVAPEELKLRKEIITGGFEEMPVLW from the coding sequence ATGTCCGAACAACCCTTGCCGACGCTGCCGATGTGGCGCGTCGATCACATCGAGCCCTCGCCTGAGATGTTGGCGCTACGCGCCGACGGTCCGATCCACCGCGTGCGCTTCCCGTCCGGGCACGAAGGCTGGTGGGTGACAGGCTACGACGAGGCCAAGGCGGTGCTGTCCGACGCGGCTTTCCGGCCCGCGGGAATGCCGCCGGTGGCATTCACCCCGGATTCGGTGATTCTCGGTTCGCCGGGATGGCTGGTCTCGCACGAGGGGGGCGAGCATTCCCGGTTACGCGCGATCGTGGCGCCGGCCTTCAGCAACGCCAGGATGAAGCTGCTTGCGCAGGAGGTAGAGGCGATCGCCGCGCAGTTGTTCGACACGCTGGCGGCCCAGCCCCAGCCCGCCGACCTGCGGCGCCACCTCTGCTTTCCGCTTCCGGCCATGGTCATCAGCGCGCTGATGGGCGTGGCCTACCAGGATCACGCCTTTTTCGCTGGCCTGTCCGACGAGGTGATGACGCATCAGCATGAAAGCGGCCCGCGCAGCGCGTCGCGGCTGGCCTGGGAAGAGCTGCGCGTCTACATTCGCGGCAAGATGCGGGACAAGCGCCAGGATCCGGGCGACAACCTGCTGACGGATCTGCTCGCGGCGGTCGATCAGGGCAAGGCGACCGAGGAGGAGGCGATCGGCCTGGCGGCGGGCATGCTGGTGGCGGGGCACGAGAGCACCATCGCGCAGATCGAATTCGGCCTGCTGGCCATGTTTCGTCATCCGCAACAGCGCGAACGCTTGGTCCGCGATCCATCCCTGGTGGACAAGGCGGTGGACGAAATCCTGCGCATGTACCCGCCTGGCGCCGGCTGGGACGGCATCATGCGCTATCCGAGGACCGACGTGACCATCGCGGGCGTGCATATTCCCGCGGAGAGCAAGGTGCTGGTCGGCCTACCGGCGACGTCGTTCGATCCGCGCCATTTCGACGACCCGGAAATTTTCGACATCGGACGCGATGGCAAGCCGCACCTGGCATTCTCCCACGGGCCGCACTCCTGCGTCGGCGGGGCGCTGGCCAGGCTGGAGCTCAAGGCGGTGTTCGGTTCGATCTTCCAGCGCTTTCCCGGGCTGCGCCTCGCCGTGGCGCCCGAAGAACTGAAGTTGCGCAAGGAGATCATCACTGGCGGCTTCGAGGAGATGCCGGTGCTCTGGTGA
- a CDS encoding KamA family radical SAM protein, whose translation MNFIECARFVQEEELHANDITQYHVTKFYREHIRKNRYYEQLKHIVVPSLKEFESPGSLDTSGEHDNTVVPGLQHKYPQTGLLLVTDRCASYCRYCFRKRIVGKDSDEIAPDFAEVARYIGAHPEMNNVLLSGGDPFILSTTKLEMIVDHLLPIPHLTSIRLGTKMVAFSPKRLEDPTLAALFRHMREAGKTPIIVAHFDHIGEISSEAEHCIRGLRAHGVQFLNQTVLLANVNDDPAIIADTFAKCHEIGVQPYYLFQGRPVKGASHFQVPLARGIEIAKGANQRLSGIQKTFKYIMSHYTGKIEILDLGDDGRVYMRYHQNKYPDKIGKIFSRPYVEDAYWLDDLPEA comes from the coding sequence ATGAACTTCATCGAATGTGCGCGCTTCGTTCAAGAAGAAGAGTTGCATGCGAATGACATCACGCAATACCACGTCACGAAGTTCTATCGCGAGCACATTCGAAAGAACCGATACTACGAGCAGCTGAAACATATAGTCGTGCCTTCGCTCAAGGAGTTCGAAAGTCCCGGAAGCCTTGACACGAGCGGCGAGCACGACAACACCGTCGTGCCCGGCTTGCAACACAAATACCCGCAGACAGGACTGCTGCTCGTCACCGATCGCTGTGCATCATATTGCCGTTACTGTTTCCGCAAGCGCATTGTCGGCAAGGATTCCGACGAGATCGCGCCGGATTTCGCTGAAGTGGCTCGCTACATCGGCGCGCATCCGGAGATGAACAATGTGCTGCTCTCGGGCGGTGATCCGTTCATCCTAAGCACCACCAAGCTCGAAATGATCGTCGACCACCTGCTGCCGATTCCGCATCTGACCTCCATCCGCTTGGGAACCAAGATGGTGGCCTTCTCTCCCAAGCGGCTGGAGGATCCGACCCTCGCTGCTCTGTTCCGGCACATGCGCGAGGCGGGCAAGACGCCGATCATCGTCGCCCACTTCGATCACATAGGCGAAATCTCGTCCGAAGCAGAGCATTGCATCCGCGGGCTGCGCGCGCATGGCGTCCAGTTCCTCAATCAGACGGTGCTGCTCGCGAACGTGAATGACGACCCCGCTATCATTGCCGACACCTTCGCCAAGTGCCATGAGATCGGCGTGCAGCCGTACTATCTGTTCCAGGGGCGACCAGTGAAAGGTGCGTCGCACTTTCAGGTGCCGCTCGCCCGCGGCATCGAGATCGCCAAAGGGGCCAATCAGCGGCTGAGCGGGATCCAGAAAACGTTCAAGTACATCATGTCGCATTATACCGGGAAGATCGAAATTCTCGACCTCGGCGACGATGGCCGCGTGTACATGCGCTACCACCAGAACAAATATCCGGACAAGATTGGCAAAATCTTCTCCCGCCCGTATGTTGAGGACGCCTACTGGCTCGACGATTTGCCGGAAGCCTGA
- a CDS encoding 7TM domain-containing protein — protein MIEKSTTPPESTRARARTDWLLVFLFALPVGIALAKIPVFPSAAVTTGFFSLADVPVHFHAAAENVMLVALGAVIVAVFRLTLGVRVLSFFRPILLAMGFDILGIPISLAFVLAVLVVMVGLRRLLTTNHNYSRLGVLLSLAAACLFVPLIIGSWWNIAWLREISLFPVIALCLTCESFAKVLDQDGLAEALWRMLMAVIAAVLIVSLIKLPGTFNFFLRFPEMVLALAGSILLINRYLDVRLFEGMNPFAREKTGPLVEKRMPTRGRSK, from the coding sequence GTGATCGAAAAATCGACCACCCCGCCCGAGTCGACGCGCGCGAGAGCTAGGACCGATTGGCTCTTGGTCTTCTTGTTCGCGCTTCCGGTCGGGATCGCGCTCGCGAAGATTCCGGTCTTCCCGTCCGCCGCCGTGACGACAGGCTTTTTCTCGCTTGCCGACGTGCCTGTACATTTTCACGCCGCGGCCGAAAATGTGATGCTGGTAGCGCTGGGCGCCGTGATCGTCGCGGTTTTCCGGCTAACGCTCGGAGTGAGGGTCCTCAGTTTTTTTCGTCCCATCCTCCTGGCGATGGGGTTCGATATCCTGGGTATTCCGATCAGCCTCGCGTTCGTTCTAGCGGTGCTTGTGGTCATGGTCGGGCTTCGCCGGCTGCTCACGACCAATCACAACTACTCGCGCCTCGGCGTGCTGTTGAGTCTTGCCGCGGCGTGTCTGTTCGTCCCGTTGATAATCGGAAGTTGGTGGAATATCGCATGGCTGCGTGAGATTTCCCTGTTTCCTGTCATCGCGCTGTGCCTGACCTGCGAGAGCTTCGCTAAGGTGCTCGACCAGGACGGTTTGGCAGAGGCCCTCTGGCGGATGCTGATGGCGGTGATCGCAGCCGTCCTGATCGTGAGCTTGATCAAGCTGCCGGGCACGTTCAACTTCTTTCTCCGATTCCCCGAAATGGTGCTGGCGCTCGCCGGCAGCATTCTGCTGATCAACAGGTATCTTGACGTTCGCTTGTTCGAAGGCATGAACCCGTTCGCTCGAGAAAAGACGGGCCCCTTAGTTGAGAAGCGGATGCCGACACGCGGTCGGAGCAAGTGA
- a CDS encoding transposase codes for MAKAADLVEQAVHETLTYYVVPDIHWWKIRTNNSLERIMKEIRRRTRIVGAFPDGRFCRNLAAARLRHIAGTAWPTKCYMNMRPLYQPQLSEAGAVA; via the coding sequence ATGGCCAAAGCTGCTGATCTCGTCGAGCAGGCGGTTCACGAGACGCTCACTTACTACGTCGTTCCGGACATTCATTGGTGGAAGATTCGAACGAACAATTCGCTCGAGCGCATCATGAAGGAGATCCGGCGACGAACCCGTATCGTCGGCGCCTTCCCCGATGGTCGATTCTGTCGTAACTTGGCGGCGGCCCGGCTGCGGCACATTGCCGGAACGGCGTGGCCGACCAAATGCTACATGAACATGCGACCGCTCTATCAACCACAACTCTCTGAAGCCGGAGCCGTCGCCTGA
- a CDS encoding gamma-glutamyltransferase: MPAADRKPRGVAPAEGRKPASLAAVVTAFPLATAARLATLRAGGNAMDAAAAAAWALSACEPSASGLGGQTSMLVRRTDGSIRIIDGPSRAPAAASLETITAVQQSRGHRACTVPSAPATLDWAQRQYGVLSRAQVLAPAIGIAEDGYTITQLQHRQCRWLVQYPRAGAAAELFLPDGRPPPLGSTFRQPALAVTLRELVRRGIEDFDQGSIARRITADMATYGGLITAADLSACAPPVETDPLSVEYAGCRIVSAPAPNGGPQLLMAFNLLKELAEHGFARSESGWRKVLALAVSAAFREREHMSSQQPALTLRDPLSQDHARRVAAAIAGSRKLAFTADCAEEPGDATHLVVCDRHGMIVSLTQSIQSVFGAKVAHRTLGFVYNNYLCTCPRTPHAHALAPRCRPRSNIAPTLVLGGPAATPLLPLGAAGSRRIISAILQVTSEVIDHGRDIVSAVNAPRVHGLVGGKVWIERPAADDALLSSLLASGREPVIRSRYSYAMAAVHALQFSPDGGVTGAADPRRDGTAGTFQ, from the coding sequence ATGCCGGCCGCAGATCGAAAGCCCCGCGGCGTTGCGCCCGCGGAGGGACGCAAGCCGGCAAGCCTGGCAGCGGTGGTGACGGCCTTTCCGCTCGCCACCGCTGCCAGGCTTGCCACATTGCGTGCCGGCGGCAACGCCATGGACGCAGCGGCAGCCGCCGCGTGGGCGTTGTCCGCCTGCGAACCGAGCGCGTCCGGGCTGGGTGGACAGACGTCGATGCTCGTGCGCCGTACCGACGGATCAATACGGATCATCGACGGACCGTCGCGCGCACCCGCGGCGGCATCGCTCGAGACGATCACGGCGGTCCAGCAGAGCCGCGGTCATCGCGCCTGCACGGTTCCGTCGGCTCCCGCCACTCTCGACTGGGCGCAGCGCCAATATGGCGTGCTTAGTCGCGCCCAAGTGTTGGCGCCGGCGATCGGGATCGCGGAAGACGGCTATACCATCACGCAGCTGCAGCATCGGCAGTGCCGATGGTTGGTCCAATATCCGCGCGCCGGCGCGGCGGCGGAGTTGTTCCTGCCGGACGGCCGACCGCCGCCCCTCGGCTCAACGTTCCGCCAGCCCGCATTGGCGGTCACGCTTCGCGAGCTCGTGCGTCGCGGCATCGAGGATTTCGACCAGGGCTCCATTGCCCGTCGGATCACGGCGGACATGGCGACGTACGGCGGGCTCATCACTGCGGCCGATCTCTCAGCCTGCGCTCCGCCGGTCGAGACAGATCCGCTATCGGTCGAGTACGCCGGCTGCCGGATTGTCAGTGCTCCGGCGCCGAACGGCGGCCCGCAGCTCCTCATGGCATTCAACCTGTTGAAAGAGCTCGCGGAGCACGGCTTTGCGAGATCGGAAAGCGGATGGCGCAAGGTGCTCGCCCTTGCCGTGTCGGCCGCGTTCCGCGAACGCGAGCACATGAGCTCGCAGCAGCCCGCGCTAACTTTGCGCGACCCGCTGAGTCAGGATCATGCAAGGCGGGTTGCGGCCGCGATTGCTGGCTCGCGAAAGCTCGCCTTCACGGCCGATTGCGCCGAAGAGCCCGGTGATGCAACCCATCTGGTGGTGTGCGACCGGCACGGCATGATCGTCAGCCTGACTCAGTCGATCCAATCGGTATTCGGCGCGAAGGTCGCCCACCGCACGCTCGGCTTTGTCTACAACAATTATCTCTGCACCTGTCCGCGCACACCGCATGCTCATGCGCTCGCGCCGCGGTGCCGGCCCCGCTCGAACATTGCGCCGACGCTGGTGTTGGGCGGCCCCGCCGCAACGCCATTGCTTCCATTGGGCGCGGCCGGCAGCCGCCGCATCATCTCGGCCATTCTCCAGGTCACGAGCGAAGTCATCGATCACGGCCGTGACATCGTTTCGGCCGTCAATGCGCCGCGCGTGCACGGGCTCGTGGGCGGCAAGGTCTGGATCGAGCGGCCGGCCGCGGACGACGCCTTGCTGAGTAGCCTCCTGGCGAGCGGACGCGAACCCGTCATCCGGTCACGCTATAGCTACGCCATGGCGGCCGTGCACGCGCTGCAGTTCTCGCCGGACGGCGGCGTCACGGGGGCGGCCGACCCCCGGCGTGACGGAACGGCGGGAACGTTCCAGTGA
- a CDS encoding ferredoxin → MRVVVDQHLCGTFGQCALTLPTTFRQREPDGIAEVCVATVPQALHAAVRLAASQCPVAAIRLIESDARDDKRASADPAPSPAQADQHAAKDHRSPGGHDEMV, encoded by the coding sequence ATGCGCGTCGTGGTCGACCAGCATTTGTGCGGAACCTTCGGCCAGTGCGCGCTGACTCTGCCGACCACCTTTCGCCAGCGCGAACCGGACGGCATTGCCGAAGTGTGCGTGGCGACAGTGCCGCAGGCGCTGCACGCCGCCGTGCGACTCGCGGCCAGCCAGTGCCCAGTCGCCGCCATTCGGCTCATCGAAAGCGACGCTCGGGATGACAAGCGCGCCAGCGCCGACCCTGCGCCTTCTCCGGCGCAGGCCGACCAGCATGCCGCGAAAGACCATCGCAGTCCAGGAGGACACGATGAGATGGTTTGA
- a CDS encoding polyprenyl synthetase family protein: MQTGSSLYDDRTDISALGGLGAQARGTSGRLLPEIWMQEGAKWVEQALARLLCAEDDGETELLAAMRYATLHGGKRTRALLCLAAGALADTPAHMLDDVGAAIEMMHACTLVHDDLPAMDDDVLRRGFPTVHVKFGEATAILVGDALQAHAFLTLANLDAPGDKRIALVRELAQAVSAKGAAGGQAMDLSLVGKHVDLDRILAMHRMKSGALVCASVRMGALCAIAEDAANAALYCALDRYSACFGLALQVIDDILDATADTATLGKTPGKDAAAQKPTCASIMGLQAARQFALDLLRDAGEAIAPLGPRAERLAQILQRANTYLFKHAPCA; the protein is encoded by the coding sequence ATGCAGACCGGTTCCTCACTATACGACGACCGGACTGACATTTCCGCGCTCGGCGGATTGGGCGCGCAGGCGCGCGGCACATCTGGCAGGCTGCTGCCGGAGATCTGGATGCAGGAGGGCGCAAAGTGGGTCGAACAGGCGCTGGCTCGTCTTCTCTGCGCCGAAGACGACGGTGAGACCGAGCTGTTGGCGGCGATGCGCTACGCCACCTTGCATGGCGGGAAGCGCACCCGCGCCTTGCTTTGTCTGGCTGCCGGTGCACTGGCCGACACTCCGGCGCACATGCTCGACGACGTTGGCGCCGCCATCGAGATGATGCACGCCTGTACCCTGGTTCACGACGACCTGCCCGCGATGGACGACGACGTGCTTCGCCGCGGGTTTCCGACCGTGCACGTCAAGTTCGGCGAAGCGACTGCGATCTTGGTCGGCGATGCGCTGCAGGCGCACGCCTTCCTGACCCTGGCGAACCTGGATGCGCCGGGCGACAAGCGTATCGCGCTCGTGCGCGAACTGGCACAGGCGGTGTCCGCCAAGGGCGCTGCAGGGGGACAGGCCATGGATCTGTCGCTGGTTGGAAAGCACGTCGACTTGGACAGGATTTTGGCCATGCACCGGATGAAGAGCGGCGCGCTAGTGTGCGCGTCCGTTCGCATGGGCGCGCTATGCGCCATCGCGGAAGATGCCGCAAACGCTGCGCTGTACTGTGCTCTCGATCGCTACAGCGCCTGTTTCGGCCTGGCATTGCAGGTGATCGACGACATTCTCGATGCGACCGCGGATACCGCGACGCTGGGCAAGACCCCCGGCAAGGACGCGGCGGCGCAGAAGCCGACCTGCGCGTCGATCATGGGGCTGCAGGCAGCGCGCCAGTTCGCGCTCGATCTGTTGCGCGACGCCGGGGAGGCCATCGCCCCGCTGGGGCCGCGTGCGGAACGGTTGGCGCAGATCCTGCAGCGGGCCAACACGTATCTGTTCAAGCACGCGCCATGCGCCTGA
- a CDS encoding cytochrome P450: protein MARLKLRCAFPALFVRLEDLAPTIAAEDVVYMPSYVILAAAPAGHLPLRE, encoded by the coding sequence TTGGCGCGCCTAAAATTGCGATGCGCCTTCCCCGCGCTGTTCGTGCGGCTGGAGGATCTCGCGCCTACCATCGCCGCGGAGGACGTCGTCTACATGCCGTCTTACGTCATCCTCGCCGCAGCGCCTGCCGGTCACCTTCCGCTTAGAGAGTGA
- a CDS encoding cytochrome P450, producing the protein MHMLLNPLDRRHRLRYDIPVVPGAFPLVGHLPAIVCDLPRLLRRAERTLGSHFWLDFGPAGHLMTCVDPDAFALLRQKEVSSALIEEIAPELFGGTLVVQDSGAHRQARDPIKAALLPKGLTQAGIGELFAPVIWARVQAWRDRGKVTILRETGDLMLKLIFGLVGIPAQDLPEWHRNYQQLLQLIVAPPVDLPGLPLRRGRVARDWIDAQLRQFVRDARAHAARTGLINDMVSAFDRSDDALSDDVLVANIRLLLLGGHDTAASTMAWMVIELARQPELWDALVEEAQRLGAVPTRHADLAQFPVAEALFRETLRVHPATTLLPRRALQELQVGQRRIPAGTDMCIPLLHFSTSALLHEAPDQFRLARWMQRTEPIRPVDMLQFGAGPHVCIGYHLVWLELVQFCIALALTMHKAGVRPRLLNGVEKGRRYYPIAHPSMKVRIGFS; encoded by the coding sequence ATGCACATGCTGCTCAACCCGCTGGACCGCCGACACCGGCTGCGCTACGACATCCCGGTGGTGCCCGGCGCTTTCCCCCTGGTCGGGCATCTTCCCGCGATTGTCTGCGACCTGCCGCGCCTGCTAAGGCGCGCCGAACGGACGCTGGGCAGCCACTTCTGGCTGGATTTCGGCCCTGCCGGACACCTGATGACCTGCGTGGATCCGGATGCGTTCGCACTGCTCCGGCAGAAGGAAGTGTCCTCGGCGCTGATCGAAGAGATCGCGCCCGAATTGTTCGGCGGAACGTTGGTTGTCCAGGACAGCGGCGCTCATCGGCAGGCGCGCGATCCAATCAAGGCGGCGTTACTGCCTAAGGGGTTGACCCAGGCCGGCATCGGCGAGCTGTTCGCGCCCGTCATCTGGGCGCGGGTGCAGGCGTGGCGTGACCGCGGCAAGGTAACCATCCTGCGCGAAACCGGCGACCTGATGCTCAAGCTCATCTTCGGCCTGGTGGGAATCCCCGCGCAGGACCTGCCTGAGTGGCATCGCAACTACCAGCAACTACTGCAGTTGATCGTGGCGCCCCCGGTCGACCTGCCCGGACTGCCCTTGCGGCGTGGCCGCGTCGCCCGCGACTGGATCGACGCGCAGTTGCGCCAGTTCGTCCGCGACGCACGGGCGCATGCCGCGCGCACCGGCTTGATCAACGACATGGTGAGCGCCTTCGATCGCAGCGACGATGCGCTCTCCGATGACGTACTGGTCGCCAATATCCGCTTGCTGCTGCTTGGCGGCCACGACACCGCCGCCTCGACGATGGCCTGGATGGTGATCGAGCTGGCGCGGCAGCCTGAGCTATGGGACGCCCTGGTCGAGGAGGCGCAACGTTTGGGCGCGGTGCCGACCCGGCACGCGGACCTGGCGCAGTTTCCGGTCGCCGAGGCGCTGTTCCGCGAGACCTTGCGCGTGCATCCGGCGACCACGCTCCTGCCGCGTCGCGCGCTACAGGAATTGCAAGTTGGCCAACGGCGCATTCCCGCGGGCACCGATATGTGCATCCCGCTGCTGCATTTCTCCACCTCCGCGCTGCTGCACGAGGCTCCCGATCAGTTTCGCCTGGCACGGTGGATGCAACGCACGGAGCCGATCCGACCGGTGGACATGCTGCAGTTCGGTGCCGGTCCGCACGTCTGCATCGGCTACCACCTGGTATGGCTGGAACTGGTGCAGTTCTGCATCGCCTTGGCGCTGACCATGCACAAGGCCGGGGTACGGCCGCGGTTGCTGAACGGCGTTGAAAAAGGCCGGCGCTATTACCCGATCGCACATCCGTCCATGAAAGTTCGCATCGGCTTCTCATGA
- a CDS encoding ATP-grasp domain-containing protein, with protein sequence MRAAVVWNSDRLGVINRFGQICPEEYGRNAVENVMAALRDGGHETLLCEGDKTLLATLERFMPPDRQGRPSGIVFNMAYGIQGECRYTHVPAMLEMAGVPYTGSSPLGHALALDKVITKELIRAAGVPTPNFQVMRYGTEAIRELQFPVVVKPRHESTSFGLQLVHEPALLKPSVDAIVAQYDQDALVEEYIDGREICVALLGNEVIETLPLVEHDFVDRPVRLITWEDKSHRAVAEPEKICPALVDEDLAKRLRDISVATFRACFCRDYARVDIRVDRAGQPFVLEINSMAALGQGASYVLAARAAGLGFPALANRIVDVALARYALSDKAEPVPAQQGMSRVLLNF encoded by the coding sequence ATGCGCGCAGCTGTCGTTTGGAACAGCGATCGTTTGGGAGTGATCAACCGGTTCGGACAGATATGTCCCGAGGAATACGGGCGCAACGCCGTCGAAAACGTGATGGCGGCCCTGCGCGACGGAGGGCATGAAACCCTCCTTTGCGAGGGTGACAAAACCCTGCTCGCCACGCTGGAGCGGTTCATGCCGCCGGATCGCCAGGGGCGGCCGTCAGGCATCGTATTCAACATGGCCTACGGAATTCAGGGAGAGTGCCGCTACACGCATGTTCCGGCCATGCTTGAGATGGCAGGCGTTCCGTACACCGGGTCGAGCCCGCTCGGCCACGCGCTCGCCCTGGACAAGGTGATCACCAAGGAGCTCATCCGTGCTGCCGGCGTCCCGACGCCGAATTTCCAAGTCATGCGGTACGGCACCGAGGCGATCCGCGAGCTGCAGTTTCCGGTGGTGGTGAAGCCGCGTCACGAATCGACGAGCTTTGGTCTGCAGCTCGTGCACGAGCCGGCTCTGTTGAAGCCTTCCGTGGACGCGATCGTTGCGCAATACGATCAGGACGCGCTGGTCGAAGAGTACATTGACGGCCGCGAAATCTGCGTCGCATTGCTCGGCAACGAGGTGATCGAGACCCTGCCGTTGGTAGAGCATGATTTCGTCGACCGGCCCGTTCGCCTGATCACCTGGGAGGACAAGTCGCATCGCGCTGTGGCCGAACCCGAGAAAATATGTCCGGCCCTCGTGGACGAGGACCTCGCAAAGCGGCTACGTGACATTTCAGTCGCGACGTTCCGCGCGTGCTTCTGCCGCGATTATGCGCGCGTTGATATCCGCGTGGACCGCGCCGGACAGCCGTTCGTGCTGGAAATCAATTCCATGGCGGCGCTCGGGCAGGGCGCTTCGTATGTGCTCGCCGCCCGCGCGGCGGGCCTGGGCTTTCCGGCGCTGGCCAATCGCATCGTCGATGTCGCGCTGGCACGTTATGCATTGTCCGACAAAGCGGAGCCCGTTCCTGCGCAGCAGGGGATGTCCCGGGTTCTGTTGAATTTCTGA
- a CDS encoding SDR family oxidoreductase, with translation MRWFERKVAVVTGAGTGKACVLLIAREGGKVWDQTMATNLRGTLLCCRHRHPTDDRPRRWRDRQHVVVPGAQGVTSGRRPTAASKAAMNLLAASLASQYGHAQIRCKAVEPDLIMTWRFLTKLDGCMQWHLRRHQLLPRLGRAEAAAAPHC, from the coding sequence ATGAGATGGTTTGAAAGAAAGGTGGCCGTGGTGACCGGCGCCGGCACTGGTAAGGCATGCGTCCTCCTTATCGCGCGCGAGGGCGGCAAGGTCTGGGATCAGACCATGGCGACCAATCTGCGCGGCACCCTGCTCTGCTGCCGCCACCGCCATCCCACGGATGATCGCCCGCGGCGGTGGCGCGATCGTCAACATGTCGTCGTGCCAGGGGCTCAGGGGGTGACATCGGGCAGACGTCCTACGGCCGCGTCGAAGGCGGCGATGAACTTGCTGGCGGCCTCGCTCGCCAGCCAGTACGGTCACGCGCAGATCCGCTGCAAGGCGGTTGAGCCGGATCTCATCATGACCTGGCGTTTCCTCACCAAGCTGGACGGGTGCATGCAATGGCATCTGCGCCGGCACCAGCTTCTGCCTCGCCTCGGCCGCGCCGAAGCGGCTGCGGCGCCGCACTGCTGA